From a single Nicotiana tomentosiformis chromosome 2, ASM39032v3, whole genome shotgun sequence genomic region:
- the LOC104113288 gene encoding uncharacterized protein produces MRIRKHAKISPLLYSSSFLKQQVPVPVPVHVCQLNQSPWDVITFPLEQDEENDNPEINQSLLRPPPPSSSYQLDGYDSYAVNGTSYDSEQSITSMKLDDDERETRKEMDCSKWDNFDNNNIVADDFVKFEKEFEKEKENEEMEEQLGLEKDGDNNITTLCCKNDGKGWQCSREAKEGHILCEHHIAQVKKQYSDSAHSTSKLTTAAAESRGRPHRPKKSSSSEFYYYSGFGPLWGKKRSHAKTDPATSDSHGAKSSSSSSQMDTEEFDEDEENGKIKRARKPIKARSLKSLM; encoded by the exons ATGAGAATAAGAAAGCATGCCAAAATTTCCccgctcctctattcttcttcaTTTCTCAAACAACAAGTTCCCGTTCCCGTTCCCGTTCACGTTTGCCAGCTGAATCAGTCTCCTTGGGATGTCATCACATTCCCCTTAGAACAAGACGAAGAAAACGATAACCCAGAAATAAACCAGTCTCTACTTCGCCCACCACCGCCGTCTTCTTCTTATCAG CTGGATGGATATGATAGCTACGCTGTAAATGGGACCTCTTATGATTCAGAGCAGAG CATCACGTCGATGAAGCTGGACGACGACGAAAGGGAAACGAGGAAAGAGATGGATTGTTCTAAATGGGATAACTTTGACAATAATAATATTGTTGCTGATGATTTCGTTAAGTTTGAGAAGGAAtttgagaaagagaaagagaacgAGGAGATGGAGGAGCAGCTAGGGTTGGAGAAAGATGGAGATAATAATATAACGACATTGTGTTGCAAGAATGATGGGAAGGGATGGCAATGCAGTAGAGAGGCAAAAGAAGGGCACATTTTATGCGAACACCATATTGCTCAGGTGAAGAAGCAATACAGCGACTCAGCTCATTCTACTTCTAAGCTGACTACGGCGGCGGCGGAGTCCCGCGGCCGCCCCCATCGTCCTAAGAAATCATCATCTTCCGAATTCTACTATTATTCGGGTTTTGGTCCTTTGTGGGGCAAGAAAAGAAGTCATGCGAAGACTGATCCTGCAACTAGTGACAGTCACGGGGCAaagtcgtcttcttcttcttcccaaaTGGATACTGAAGAATTTGACGAAGATGAAGAAAACGGTAAGATCAAAAGAGCCCGTAAGCCCATAAAAGCTAGATCACTCAAATCTCTTATGTGA